A genomic region of Friedmanniella luteola contains the following coding sequences:
- a CDS encoding molybdopterin-dependent oxidoreductase, translating into MHQRAATTAGTGTRPLRWEARLAGLVAGVAGLAAADLGAWLLAPVGAPISAVGELVIDLLPAPLVNFGKDTLGTADKPVLVAIITVAVLVVCAFAGQAELRRRFGGAAVFAVVAVLGLAGVAARAGAQPMAYLPTVVGLSLGYLLLRTMVDRLETWRDAAAAAQPTSTARRGFLRLALVTGGLAAVGAVAGEVLLGAATRVNQARLRLRLPGAARPAPAVPAAADLRVPGLSPYVTPNADFYRIDTALQVPVIDPDDWSLTIGGMVEQEVTLSYAELAALPLVEHVATLTCVSNPVGGELVGNALWLGYPIRDLLARARPTAGADMVLSTSQDGFTAGTPLDALTDPGRQALLAIGMNGEPLPLQHGFPVRMVVPGLYGYVSATKWVTELKVTTFEADRGYWTPLGWAARGPIKLASRIDVPRRTVDAGRVVVAGVAWAQHTGLAAVEVQVDGGAWQPAELAATTGPDTWRQWSYAWDATSGEHSLTVRATDADGTVQDPAEAPPAPDGASGYHQVSVTVR; encoded by the coding sequence ATGCACCAACGCGCCGCGACCACCGCCGGCACCGGCACCCGACCCCTGCGGTGGGAGGCCCGGCTGGCCGGGCTGGTCGCCGGCGTGGCCGGTCTGGCCGCGGCCGACCTGGGGGCCTGGTTGCTGGCCCCGGTCGGCGCGCCCATCTCGGCCGTCGGCGAGCTCGTCATCGACCTGCTGCCGGCCCCTCTGGTGAACTTCGGGAAGGACACCCTCGGCACCGCCGACAAGCCGGTGCTCGTCGCGATCATCACCGTCGCGGTGCTGGTGGTCTGCGCCTTCGCCGGGCAGGCCGAGCTGCGCCGCCGCTTCGGGGGCGCGGCCGTCTTCGCCGTCGTCGCGGTGCTGGGCCTCGCCGGTGTCGCCGCGCGGGCCGGCGCGCAGCCGATGGCCTACCTGCCCACCGTCGTCGGGCTGTCCCTCGGCTACCTGCTGCTGCGCACCATGGTCGACCGGCTGGAGACGTGGCGTGACGCCGCCGCGGCCGCCCAGCCCACCTCGACCGCCCGCCGCGGCTTCCTGCGGCTGGCGCTGGTGACCGGGGGGCTGGCCGCCGTCGGCGCCGTCGCCGGCGAGGTGCTCCTCGGGGCGGCCACCCGGGTCAACCAGGCCCGGCTGCGGCTGCGGCTGCCCGGTGCCGCCCGTCCGGCTCCGGCCGTGCCCGCGGCGGCGGACCTCCGCGTGCCGGGGCTGAGCCCGTACGTCACCCCGAACGCCGACTTCTACCGGATCGACACCGCCCTCCAGGTGCCCGTCATCGACCCCGACGACTGGTCGCTGACCATCGGCGGGATGGTCGAGCAGGAGGTGACCCTCAGCTACGCCGAGCTGGCGGCGCTCCCGCTCGTCGAGCACGTCGCCACCCTCACCTGCGTCTCGAACCCGGTGGGCGGTGAGCTGGTGGGGAACGCGCTCTGGCTGGGCTACCCGATCCGTGACCTGCTGGCGCGGGCCCGGCCGACCGCGGGCGCCGACATGGTGCTCTCCACCAGCCAGGACGGCTTCACCGCCGGCACGCCGCTGGACGCGCTCACCGATCCCGGCCGGCAGGCCCTGCTGGCGATCGGGATGAACGGCGAGCCGCTGCCCCTGCAGCACGGCTTCCCGGTGCGGATGGTGGTGCCCGGTCTCTACGGCTACGTCTCCGCCACCAAGTGGGTGACCGAGCTGAAGGTGACGACCTTCGAGGCCGACCGCGGCTACTGGACCCCGCTCGGCTGGGCCGCCCGCGGCCCGATCAAGCTCGCCTCACGCATCGACGTCCCCCGCCGTACCGTCGACGCCGGCCGGGTGGTCGTCGCCGGGGTGGCCTGGGCGCAGCACACCGGCCTGGCGGCCGTCGAGGTCCAGGTGGACGGCGGCGCCTGGCAGCCCGCCGAGCTGGCCGCGACCACCGGCCCCGACACCTGGCGGCAGTGGAGCTACGCCTGGGACGCCACGAGCGGCGAGCACAGCCTGACCGTCCGCGCGACCGACGCCGACGGCACCGTCCAGGACCCGGCCGAGGCGCCGCCCGCTCCGGACGGCGCCTCGGGCTACCACCAGGTCTCGGTCACCGTCCGGTAG